A genomic segment from Nicotiana tabacum cultivar K326 chromosome 7, ASM71507v2, whole genome shotgun sequence encodes:
- the LOC107775230 gene encoding uncharacterized protein LOC107775230 encodes MRLNASIDVVRFHLRNGLPFSGHDESEESEYKGIFLELLEFHGDKHPNVGKVILCHAPKNDMMICPTIQKEIVDACAKEVIKAIIKDLDGDYFGILVDELKDISHKEQMALVLRYVNKNGEVIERFLGIVHVKDTYAQSLKDAIYSLLLDNSLSSSKIRGQGYDGASNMQGNINGLKTLILQDAPSAYYIYCFAHQLQLTLVALSKKHSNVNNFFDVVTNLLNTIGASFKRRESLRQHQVDKLEELLKNGEVYTGQGLNQESSLQQSGDTRWGSHFKTLENLMIIFVSIVNVLKDMQQDCLLSLDRFAAKNLLDNIQDFEFVFMLHLMFKMLLLTNELNKTLQKKDQDIINAMRLLDLAKTRLQTMRESEFGSLMDEVYLFCGKHGILIPKMDENYPRSKRKRSDVSYSHHFHVELFYAIIDFQLVELNYRFGVVTSDLLLSMASLNPVDSFANFDKDRIMKLPKYYPSEFGDRELRDLSYQLDSFIVYA; translated from the coding sequence ATGCGCTTAAATGCCTCAATTGATGTGGTGAGGTTTCACTTAAGAAATGGATTGCCATTTAGTGGTCATGATGAGAGTGAAGAATCTGAATACAAAGGTATTTTTCTTGAACTTTTGGAATTTCATGGAGATAAGCATCCAAATGTGGGAAAAGTGATATTATGTCATGCTCCAAAAAATGATATGATGATTTGTCCAACCATTCAAAAGGAGATTGTGGATGCTTGTGCTAAAGAAGTCATTAAAGCTATTATCAAAGATCTAGATGGTGATTATTTTGGAATATTGGTTGATGAATTAAAGGACATCTCACATAAGGAGCAAATGGCCCTAGTTCTACGATATGTTAACAAAAATGGGGAGGTGATAGAGAGATTTTTGGGCATTGTCCATGTGAAAGATACATATGCACAATCACTGAAGGATGCAATTTATTCTTTACTTTTGGATAACTCACTAAGTTCATCCAAGATACGTGGACAGGGTTATGATGGAGCAAGTAATATGCAGGGAAATATAAATGGCCTAAAAACTTTAATTTTGCAAGATGCTCCATCTGCATATTATATTTATTGTTTTGCTCATCAGTTGCAATTGACACTTGTAGCTCTTTCTAAAAAGCATTCGAATGTGAATAATTTCTTTGATGTTGTCACTAATTTGTTGAATACTATTGGAGCATCTTTTAAACGCAGGGAATCACTTCGACAACACCAAGTAGATAAGCTGGAAGAATTACTTAAAAATGGAGAAGTTTATACCGGGCAAGGATTGAATCAAGAAAGTAGCCTTCAACAATCGGGTGATACTCGTTGGGGGTCTCATTTTAAGaccttggaaaatttgatgattATATTTGTTTCAATTGTTAATGTGCTAAAAGATATGCAACAGGATTGTCTACTTTCTCTTGATAGATTTGCGGCAAAAAATCTTTTGGATAATATTCAAGATTTTGAATTTGTGTTTATGTTGCACTTGATGTTCAAGATGTTGCTTCTTACAAATGAATTGAATAAAACTCTACAAAAgaaagatcaagatatcatcaatgctATGAGGTTACTTGACCTTGCAAAGACAAGATTGCAAACAATGAGAGAAAGTGAATTTGGGTCTTTGATGGATGAGGTTTACTTATTTTGTGGTAAACATGGTATTTTAATTCCCAAAATGGATGAAAACTATCCAAGGTCGAAGCGTAAGAGGTCGGATGTTTCATATTCGCATCACTTTCATGTGGAATTATTTTATGCTATTATTGATTTCCAACTTGTAGAGCTCAATTATCGTTTTGGTGTAGTGACTAGTGACTTGCTCCTTAGTATGGCCAGTTTGAATCCGGTTGATTCATTTGCTAATTTTGATAAAGATAGAATAATGAAGTTGCCCAAGTATTATCCAAGTGAATTTGGTGATAGGGAGCTTCGGGATCTCAGTTACCAGCTCGATAGTTTCATTGTCTATGCTTGA
- the LOC107775252 gene encoding uncharacterized protein LOC107775252 isoform X1 yields MATPEEAKLQQFLQWLEVNNAELRGCRIKYSHSSKGFGIFSSNHTSDGKILSYFILFAFSSTSCLYFWSIAWLTGYLVGIPLVVPLDLAITPMRVLQDPLLGPECRAMFEEGEVDDRLLITLFLTVEHLRENSSWKPYFDMLPTTFGNPLWFSDDEVLELKGTTLYRATQLQRKTLQSLFDEKVKRLAEKLLTLDGRPERDVRFEDFLWANSIFWSRALNIPFPRCYVFPTNSEGQDSDISSKIINSGTHTNDCGSLSNRESAKVAEHDALQDKVASAASISQGEIVWVEGLVPGIDFCNHDFKAAATWEVDGTGATTGVPFSMYLLSAGENPSQIEKEISISYGDKGNEELLYLYGFVMNDNPDDYLMVHYPVEAIQNIEFSESKAQLLEAQKAELRCLLPRSLLNRGFFPPSDASGEDKDKCISSQVCNYSWSGQRKMPSYLHKLVFPADFLNALRTVAMKENELYRVSSLLEELVGSGGERQPTDTEVQAAIWEACGDSGALQLLVDLLNMKMLDLEEGSGTEENDTELLEKACTEEIPEDCRGSKTNGGIQNHFLSRNRWSSIIYRRGQKQLTRLFLKEAEHALQLALTEEI; encoded by the exons ATGGCGACTCCTGAAGAAGCTAAGCTCCAGCAGTTTCTTCAATGGCTAGAG GTGAACAATGCAGAACTACGTGGTTGCAGAATCAAATACAGTCATTCCAGTAAAGGGTTTGGAATTTTCTCATCTAATCATACATCTGATGGTAAAATCTTGAGCTATTTCATTTTGTTTGCCTTTTCTAGCACGAGCTGTTtgtatttttggagcatcgcttggcttacAGGTTATTTGGTTG GGATACCTCTGGTGGTTCCATTAGATTTGGCAATAACTCCAATGAGGGTACTTCAAGATCCTCTTCTCGGACCTGAATGTAGGGCTATGTTTGAGGAAGGGGAAGTAGATGACAGACTCTTGATTACCTTATTTCTAACCGTGGAACACCTACGAGAAAACTCTTCATGGAAGCC GTACTTTGATATGCTTCCAACCACATTCGGAAATCCACTTTGGTTTTCCGACGATGAGGTGTTAGAGCTTAAAGGAACCACATTGTATCGGGCTACTCAGTTGCAG AGGAAAACACTGCAGTCTTTATTTGATGAAAAGGTGAAGAGGTTGGCTGAGAAGCTTTTAACTCTCGATGGACGTCCAGAAAG AGATGTGAGATTTGAAGACTTCCTTTG GGCAAACTCCATTTTTTGGAGTCGAGCACTAAATATCCCTTTTCCCCGCTGCTATGTATTTCCGACGAATTCAGAAGGACAAGATAGCGATATTTCTAGCAAAATCATAAATTCTGGAACACATACTAATGACTGCGGCAGTTTATCTAACAGAGAGTCCGCAAAAG TAGCCGAGCATGATGCACTCCAAGATAAAGTTGCTTCTGCTGCTTCCATCTCACAAGGAGAGATAGTTTGGGTGGAAGGTCTGGTCCCAGGCATTGATTTTTGCAACCATG ATTTCAAAGCTGCAGCAACTTGGGAAGTTGATGGAACCGGAGCAACAACTGGAGTTCCTTTCTCCATGTACCTTCTTTCGG CTGGAGAAAATCCTTCCCAGATTGAGAAAGAGATCTCAATTAGCTATGGTGACAAGGGAAATGAG GAACTGCTGTACTTGTATGGATTCGTCATGAATGATAATCCTGACGACTATCTCATG GTTCATTATCCTGTGGAAGCTATTCAAAACATTGAATTCTCAGAGTCCAAAGCTCAACTTCTTGAAGCACAG AAAGCTGAATTGAGATGCCTCTTACCACGAAGTTTGCTAAATCGTGGATTTTTCCCTCCATCAGACGCTTCTGGGGAAGACAAAGATAAATGCATCAGTAGTCAAGTTTGCAATTATAGTTGGAGTGGTCAACGAAAGATGCCCTCTTACTTGCATAAGCTAGTTTTTCCTGCAGATTTTTTGAATGCACTGAGAACAGTAGCAATGAAAGAAAATGAACTTTATCGTGTTTCTTCCCTACTTGAGGAG CTTGTTGGATCTGGAGGAGAGAGGCAGCCAACTGACACAGAAGTCCAAGCAGCAATATGGGAGGCTTGTGGCGATTCTGGAGCTCTGCAACTTCTTGTTGATCTGCTTAACATGAA GATGTTGGATCTGGAAGAGGGTTCAGGGACAGAGGAGAATGACACTGAATTACTTGAGAAAGCCTGCACCGAAGAAATTCCAGAAGATTGCAGAGG ATCCAAGACCAATGGCGGCATCCAGAATCATTTTCTGAGCAGAAATAggtggtccagcataatatatcgGCGGGGGCAGAAACAACTCACTCGTCTGTTCCTGAAGGAAGCAGAACATGCATTGCAATTGGCATTGACTGAGGAAATCTAG
- the LOC107825613 gene encoding uncharacterized protein LOC107825613, with product MTCSLCKAKGHNKRSCPHAEGSTSAVVAAASAFVPHAGRRRGRGIESAPSTAATSSSCGSTSISGRGRGKGSAPSTAAASSSCGSISISGRGRGKGSAPPAGSSSMPYAGSTCAFGRGRARGKESGMDARGRGKGTNGFESSSDLEGWFNCSDGSANNTLEKRRNSIGSRPFKRPRIVVPCLPSQRVVNLGARIVISSTEVTDIGYQSRTRVKWKRKVAMTTRRLQQMRGGKIIQTRSKRDAAAKNSSQNATSRI from the exons ATGACTTGCAGCTTGTGTAAAGCAAAGGGACACAATAAGAGAAGTTGTCCACATGCTGAAGGTTCAACAtctgctgttgttgctgctgcttcagCATTTGTTCCACATGCTGGAAGAAGAAGAGGTAGAGGAATTGAAAGTGCTCCATCTACTGCTGCAACTTCATCATCGTGTGGTTCAACAAGTATTTCTGGAAGAGGTAGGGGAAAGGGAAGTGCTCCATCTACTGCTGCAGCTTCATCATCGTGTGGTTCAATAAGTATTTCTGGAAGAGGCAGGGGAAAGGGAAGTGCTCCACCTGCAGGTTCATCAAGTATGCCATATGCTGGTTCAACATGTGCTTTTGGAAGAGGAAGAGCTAGAGGAAAGGAAAGTGGAATGGATGCTAGAGGAAGGGGAAAGGGAACTAATGGCTTTGAGAGTTCAAGTGACTTGGAGGGTTGGTTTAATTGTTCAGATGGGTCTGCTAACAATACTCTTGAAAAGAGAAGAAATTCAATTGGTTCTCGCCCTTTTAAAAGGCCAAGGATAGTAGTG CCTTGCCTACCAAGTCAAAGAGTTGTGAATCTTGGAGCAAGAATAGTTATAAGTTCAACAGAGGTTACAGACATTGGATATCAGTCGAGAACAAGAGTGAAATGGAAAAGAAAAGTAGCAATGACCACAAGGAGACTACAACAAATGAGGGGAGGTAAAATAATTCAAACAAGGTCAAAGAGGGATGCTGCAGCAaaaaattcaagccaaaacgcaACATCTAGAATTTAG
- the LOC107775252 gene encoding uncharacterized protein LOC107775252 isoform X2 encodes MATPEEAKLQQFLQWLEVNNAELRGCRIKYSHSSKGFGIFSSNHTSDGIPLVVPLDLAITPMRVLQDPLLGPECRAMFEEGEVDDRLLITLFLTVEHLRENSSWKPYFDMLPTTFGNPLWFSDDEVLELKGTTLYRATQLQRKTLQSLFDEKVKRLAEKLLTLDGRPERDVRFEDFLWANSIFWSRALNIPFPRCYVFPTNSEGQDSDISSKIINSGTHTNDCGSLSNRESAKVAEHDALQDKVASAASISQGEIVWVEGLVPGIDFCNHDFKAAATWEVDGTGATTGVPFSMYLLSAGENPSQIEKEISISYGDKGNEELLYLYGFVMNDNPDDYLMVHYPVEAIQNIEFSESKAQLLEAQKAELRCLLPRSLLNRGFFPPSDASGEDKDKCISSQVCNYSWSGQRKMPSYLHKLVFPADFLNALRTVAMKENELYRVSSLLEELVGSGGERQPTDTEVQAAIWEACGDSGALQLLVDLLNMKMLDLEEGSGTEENDTELLEKACTEEIPEDCRGSKTNGGIQNHFLSRNRWSSIIYRRGQKQLTRLFLKEAEHALQLALTEEI; translated from the exons ATGGCGACTCCTGAAGAAGCTAAGCTCCAGCAGTTTCTTCAATGGCTAGAG GTGAACAATGCAGAACTACGTGGTTGCAGAATCAAATACAGTCATTCCAGTAAAGGGTTTGGAATTTTCTCATCTAATCATACATCTGATG GGATACCTCTGGTGGTTCCATTAGATTTGGCAATAACTCCAATGAGGGTACTTCAAGATCCTCTTCTCGGACCTGAATGTAGGGCTATGTTTGAGGAAGGGGAAGTAGATGACAGACTCTTGATTACCTTATTTCTAACCGTGGAACACCTACGAGAAAACTCTTCATGGAAGCC GTACTTTGATATGCTTCCAACCACATTCGGAAATCCACTTTGGTTTTCCGACGATGAGGTGTTAGAGCTTAAAGGAACCACATTGTATCGGGCTACTCAGTTGCAG AGGAAAACACTGCAGTCTTTATTTGATGAAAAGGTGAAGAGGTTGGCTGAGAAGCTTTTAACTCTCGATGGACGTCCAGAAAG AGATGTGAGATTTGAAGACTTCCTTTG GGCAAACTCCATTTTTTGGAGTCGAGCACTAAATATCCCTTTTCCCCGCTGCTATGTATTTCCGACGAATTCAGAAGGACAAGATAGCGATATTTCTAGCAAAATCATAAATTCTGGAACACATACTAATGACTGCGGCAGTTTATCTAACAGAGAGTCCGCAAAAG TAGCCGAGCATGATGCACTCCAAGATAAAGTTGCTTCTGCTGCTTCCATCTCACAAGGAGAGATAGTTTGGGTGGAAGGTCTGGTCCCAGGCATTGATTTTTGCAACCATG ATTTCAAAGCTGCAGCAACTTGGGAAGTTGATGGAACCGGAGCAACAACTGGAGTTCCTTTCTCCATGTACCTTCTTTCGG CTGGAGAAAATCCTTCCCAGATTGAGAAAGAGATCTCAATTAGCTATGGTGACAAGGGAAATGAG GAACTGCTGTACTTGTATGGATTCGTCATGAATGATAATCCTGACGACTATCTCATG GTTCATTATCCTGTGGAAGCTATTCAAAACATTGAATTCTCAGAGTCCAAAGCTCAACTTCTTGAAGCACAG AAAGCTGAATTGAGATGCCTCTTACCACGAAGTTTGCTAAATCGTGGATTTTTCCCTCCATCAGACGCTTCTGGGGAAGACAAAGATAAATGCATCAGTAGTCAAGTTTGCAATTATAGTTGGAGTGGTCAACGAAAGATGCCCTCTTACTTGCATAAGCTAGTTTTTCCTGCAGATTTTTTGAATGCACTGAGAACAGTAGCAATGAAAGAAAATGAACTTTATCGTGTTTCTTCCCTACTTGAGGAG CTTGTTGGATCTGGAGGAGAGAGGCAGCCAACTGACACAGAAGTCCAAGCAGCAATATGGGAGGCTTGTGGCGATTCTGGAGCTCTGCAACTTCTTGTTGATCTGCTTAACATGAA GATGTTGGATCTGGAAGAGGGTTCAGGGACAGAGGAGAATGACACTGAATTACTTGAGAAAGCCTGCACCGAAGAAATTCCAGAAGATTGCAGAGG ATCCAAGACCAATGGCGGCATCCAGAATCATTTTCTGAGCAGAAATAggtggtccagcataatatatcgGCGGGGGCAGAAACAACTCACTCGTCTGTTCCTGAAGGAAGCAGAACATGCATTGCAATTGGCATTGACTGAGGAAATCTAG
- the LOC107775252 gene encoding uncharacterized protein LOC107775252 isoform X3 gives MLPTTFGNPLWFSDDEVLELKGTTLYRATQLQRKTLQSLFDEKVKRLAEKLLTLDGRPERDVRFEDFLWANSIFWSRALNIPFPRCYVFPTNSEGQDSDISSKIINSGTHTNDCGSLSNRESAKVAEHDALQDKVASAASISQGEIVWVEGLVPGIDFCNHDFKAAATWEVDGTGATTGVPFSMYLLSAGENPSQIEKEISISYGDKGNEELLYLYGFVMNDNPDDYLMVHYPVEAIQNIEFSESKAQLLEAQKAELRCLLPRSLLNRGFFPPSDASGEDKDKCISSQVCNYSWSGQRKMPSYLHKLVFPADFLNALRTVAMKENELYRVSSLLEELVGSGGERQPTDTEVQAAIWEACGDSGALQLLVDLLNMKMLDLEEGSGTEENDTELLEKACTEEIPEDCRGSKTNGGIQNHFLSRNRWSSIIYRRGQKQLTRLFLKEAEHALQLALTEEI, from the exons ATGCTTCCAACCACATTCGGAAATCCACTTTGGTTTTCCGACGATGAGGTGTTAGAGCTTAAAGGAACCACATTGTATCGGGCTACTCAGTTGCAG AGGAAAACACTGCAGTCTTTATTTGATGAAAAGGTGAAGAGGTTGGCTGAGAAGCTTTTAACTCTCGATGGACGTCCAGAAAG AGATGTGAGATTTGAAGACTTCCTTTG GGCAAACTCCATTTTTTGGAGTCGAGCACTAAATATCCCTTTTCCCCGCTGCTATGTATTTCCGACGAATTCAGAAGGACAAGATAGCGATATTTCTAGCAAAATCATAAATTCTGGAACACATACTAATGACTGCGGCAGTTTATCTAACAGAGAGTCCGCAAAAG TAGCCGAGCATGATGCACTCCAAGATAAAGTTGCTTCTGCTGCTTCCATCTCACAAGGAGAGATAGTTTGGGTGGAAGGTCTGGTCCCAGGCATTGATTTTTGCAACCATG ATTTCAAAGCTGCAGCAACTTGGGAAGTTGATGGAACCGGAGCAACAACTGGAGTTCCTTTCTCCATGTACCTTCTTTCGG CTGGAGAAAATCCTTCCCAGATTGAGAAAGAGATCTCAATTAGCTATGGTGACAAGGGAAATGAG GAACTGCTGTACTTGTATGGATTCGTCATGAATGATAATCCTGACGACTATCTCATG GTTCATTATCCTGTGGAAGCTATTCAAAACATTGAATTCTCAGAGTCCAAAGCTCAACTTCTTGAAGCACAG AAAGCTGAATTGAGATGCCTCTTACCACGAAGTTTGCTAAATCGTGGATTTTTCCCTCCATCAGACGCTTCTGGGGAAGACAAAGATAAATGCATCAGTAGTCAAGTTTGCAATTATAGTTGGAGTGGTCAACGAAAGATGCCCTCTTACTTGCATAAGCTAGTTTTTCCTGCAGATTTTTTGAATGCACTGAGAACAGTAGCAATGAAAGAAAATGAACTTTATCGTGTTTCTTCCCTACTTGAGGAG CTTGTTGGATCTGGAGGAGAGAGGCAGCCAACTGACACAGAAGTCCAAGCAGCAATATGGGAGGCTTGTGGCGATTCTGGAGCTCTGCAACTTCTTGTTGATCTGCTTAACATGAA GATGTTGGATCTGGAAGAGGGTTCAGGGACAGAGGAGAATGACACTGAATTACTTGAGAAAGCCTGCACCGAAGAAATTCCAGAAGATTGCAGAGG ATCCAAGACCAATGGCGGCATCCAGAATCATTTTCTGAGCAGAAATAggtggtccagcataatatatcgGCGGGGGCAGAAACAACTCACTCGTCTGTTCCTGAAGGAAGCAGAACATGCATTGCAATTGGCATTGACTGAGGAAATCTAG